In Triticum aestivum cultivar Chinese Spring chromosome 5B, IWGSC CS RefSeq v2.1, whole genome shotgun sequence, the following proteins share a genomic window:
- the LOC123110330 gene encoding uncharacterized protein has protein sequence MSLRRRLLGLSAHIRRSLSTAAASSQSHPPWAIIDGTSMVDRSSSAPVACFRPVQPPGVSDFTAPAHLLSPRPRPAAPDSNVVQSLFGSVGAVSGDGHLLLTYHDLRAEGPCTKWDFARDLEIQRFVCNPVSGQMLRLPDIGRSRRTLVVHHMGLLTQGAGGGPPDRFAVADLLSHGAIIPRFLSEEGEWRTVIRATPSLRLPRLMEVNQETVAFGGRLWWVDLTLGAISVDPFDDRLKTSFVELPSGSVLPARALTDSQHFGDRRRAADDQNLFMREVAKHRRMGVSEGRLRYAEVSPHDPFVLSCFALDDEGSSWTLEHEVALKQVLADGGYPSAAPQIAVLDPLHTNAIYLKVGEHLVVVDIHNGKVIGASPLQEQYLSLVSCVLPPWLRSSQIPTAGKRDDMEATDDLVSCI, from the exons ATGTCGCTCCGGCGGCGCCTCCTAGGCCTCTCCGCCCACATCCGCCGCTCCCTCTCCACCGCCGCGGCCTCCTCGCAGTCGCACCCGCCATGGGCGATCATCGACGGCACGTCGATGGTCGACAGATCGTCGTCGGCCCCGGTGGCGTGCTTCCGCCCCGTCCAGCCTCCAGGCGTCTCCGACTTCACGGCCCCGGCGCACCTCCTCAGCCCCAGACCACGCCCCGCCGCCCCCGACAGCAACGTCGTCCAGTCCCTCTTCGGCAGCGTCGGCGCCGTCAGCGGcgacggccacctcctcctcaCCTACCACGACCTCCGGGCGGAGGGCCCCTGCACCAAGTGGGATTTCGCGCGGGACCTCGAAATCCAGCGCTTCGTCTGCAACCCTGTCAGCGGGCAGATGCTCCGCCTGCCCGACATCGGCCGCTCCAGGAGGACCCTCGTCGTCCACCACATGGGCCTCCTCACCCAGGGCGCCGGTGGCGGGCCGCCTGACAGGTTCGCCGTCGCCGATCTCCTTTCCCATGGCGCCATCATTCCGCGGTTTCTCTCGGAGGAAGGGGAGTGGAGGACGGTGATTCGGGCCACACCATCCTTACGGCTGCCGCGCCTGATGGAGGTGAACCAGGAGACGGTTGCCTTCGGCGGCCGCCTGTGGTGGGTCGACCTCACCCTGGGCGCCATCTCCGTCGACCCGTTCGACGACCGGCTGAAGACAAGCTTCGTCGAGCTGCCGAGCGGCAGCGTGCTGCCTGCGCGCGCACTTACAGACAGCCAACATTTTGGGGACAGGCGTCGAGCTGCCGATGACCAGAATCTGTTCATGCGGGAGGTGGCCAAGCACCGGCGCATGGGCGTCAGCGAGGGGAGGCTGCGCTATGCCGAGGTGTCTCCCCACGACCCGTTCGTGCTCAGCTGCTTTGCGCTCGACGACGAGGGCAGCAGCTGGACGCTGGAGCACGAGGTGGCGCTCAAGCAGGTCTTGGCTGATGGAGGCTACCCGTCGGCGGCGCCACAGATCGCCGTGCTTGACCCACTTCACACCAATGCCATCTACCTCAAGGTCGGTGAGCACCTCGTCGTCGTGGACATTCACAATGGGAAGGTGATTGGGGCATCGCCGCTTCAAGAGCAATACCTCTCTCTTGTGTCATGTGTGCTTCCACCATGGCTTAGATCAAGCCAGATCCCTACGGCAG GCAAGAGGGATGACATGGAAGCGACAGATGATCTGGTTAGTTGCATCTAG